In Caldicellulosiruptor obsidiansis OB47, a single window of DNA contains:
- a CDS encoding pyridoxal phosphate-dependent aminotransferase, whose protein sequence is MKYSQKALNISASPTLAIDSLAKKLKEAGENVIGFGAGEPDFDTPDNIKYAAISAIVKGYTKYTPVSGISCLKEAVAKYYKENYAVDYSPDEVVVSNGAKHSLMNVFLALLNDDDEVLLPSPYWVTYPELIKLAGGKVVVVPTTKEKNYKITASDIEKYVTSKTKAIVLNSPSNPTGMVYTYEELKQIVEFCVEREIFIISDEIYDKLIYDGKKHISAATINEKAKEFVIVVNGVSKSYAMTGWRIGYTLSNKELAKIMSNLQSHTTSNPNSIAQYAAYEALVGPQDSVKKMIYEFEKRRDLIYSLVNSIRFLSALKPEGAFYIWVDISAAVGKRFEDKLIDSANTFAKLLLENEKVAVVPSEGFGMENHIRLSYATSEKNIREGLERIKRFVEKLS, encoded by the coding sequence ATGAAATATTCTCAAAAGGCACTGAATATTTCAGCGTCACCAACACTTGCCATCGATAGCCTTGCAAAAAAATTAAAAGAAGCTGGTGAAAACGTAATTGGATTTGGTGCTGGTGAGCCTGATTTTGATACTCCGGATAATATTAAGTATGCTGCAATTTCAGCTATTGTAAAAGGGTATACAAAATACACACCAGTTTCAGGGATTAGCTGTTTAAAAGAAGCTGTTGCAAAGTATTACAAGGAGAATTATGCAGTAGATTATTCTCCGGATGAAGTGGTTGTTTCAAATGGTGCAAAGCATTCACTTATGAATGTGTTTTTGGCACTTTTAAACGATGATGACGAGGTACTTCTGCCGTCTCCATATTGGGTTACATATCCAGAGCTTATAAAACTTGCAGGTGGAAAGGTAGTTGTTGTTCCGACAACAAAAGAAAAGAACTATAAAATAACAGCATCTGACATTGAAAAATATGTAACATCAAAAACAAAGGCAATTGTATTAAATTCACCTTCAAATCCGACTGGTATGGTTTATACATATGAAGAACTAAAACAAATTGTTGAGTTTTGTGTTGAAAGAGAAATATTCATTATTTCTGATGAAATATACGACAAGTTAATTTATGATGGTAAAAAGCACATATCCGCAGCGACAATAAATGAAAAGGCAAAAGAGTTTGTAATTGTTGTAAACGGTGTTTCAAAATCATATGCGATGACAGGATGGAGAATTGGTTATACCCTTTCAAACAAGGAACTTGCAAAGATTATGTCAAACCTTCAGAGCCACACAACCTCAAACCCAAATTCAATTGCTCAATATGCTGCGTATGAAGCACTGGTAGGGCCACAGGATAGCGTAAAAAAGATGATATACGAATTTGAAAAGAGAAGAGACTTGATTTATAGCCTTGTAAATAGTATCAGATTTTTATCTGCACTAAAACCAGAAGGGGCATTTTATATCTGGGTTGACATATCAGCTGCTGTTGGGAAAAGGTTCGAAGACAAATTAATAGACTCAGCAAACACGTTTGCAAAACTTCTTTTGGAGAATGAAAAGGTGGCTGTAGTTCCAAGTGAAGGATTTGGAATGGAAAATCATATAAGACTTTCATATGCAACATCTGAGAAGAATATAAGAGAAGGGCTTGAAAGAATCAAGAGGTTTGTTGAAAAACTAAGTTAG
- the purB gene encoding adenylosuccinate lyase, translating to MNDIYETPLNSRYASDEMKRLFSNDTRFKLWRKLWIALAEAQKELGLDITDEQIEEMKRYAEDINYEVARQKEKELRHDVMAHIHAFGEQAKKARPIIHLGATSCFVTDNADIIIMYEALKLIRKKLVNCIKVLADFALKYKDMPTLGFTHFQPAQLTTVGKRAMLWVQDLVMDLEFLEYVLDHTYLRGVKGTTGTQASFMALFDGDEEKVKLLDKLVCKKMGFEKSFPLTSQTYPRKYDFLVLSVLASIAQSSYKFANDIRLLQHLKEIEEPFEKTQVGSSAMAYKRNPMRSERICALARYVMVNIQNPLFTASVQWLERTLDDSANRRISIPEAFLAVDSILNLYHNVASGLVVYEKMIERHIQQELPFMATENILMEAVKRGGDRQDLHEKIRRYSMEAGRNVKEFGKENNLIELISNDPSFKLSKEEIEAILNPKKFVGRAPSQVQEYYDEYVKPILEKYKDELNFESQVDI from the coding sequence GTGAACGATATTTATGAGACACCACTAAATTCAAGATATGCAAGCGATGAGATGAAGAGACTTTTTTCAAACGATACACGTTTTAAGCTTTGGCGCAAACTTTGGATTGCACTGGCAGAGGCACAAAAAGAGCTTGGTCTTGATATTACAGATGAGCAGATTGAAGAGATGAAAAGATATGCAGAGGATATAAACTATGAGGTAGCAAGACAAAAGGAGAAAGAGCTAAGGCATGATGTGATGGCGCATATTCATGCATTTGGTGAGCAGGCCAAAAAGGCAAGACCAATAATTCATCTTGGTGCGACAAGCTGTTTTGTTACAGACAATGCAGATATTATCATTATGTATGAAGCATTGAAACTTATCAGAAAAAAACTTGTAAATTGTATAAAAGTATTGGCAGACTTTGCTCTAAAGTATAAAGATATGCCTACACTTGGATTTACGCATTTTCAGCCTGCACAGCTAACCACTGTGGGCAAAAGAGCTATGCTTTGGGTTCAGGATTTGGTTATGGATTTAGAGTTTTTGGAGTATGTTTTAGATCATACTTATCTAAGAGGAGTCAAGGGGACAACTGGTACTCAAGCAAGTTTTATGGCACTTTTTGACGGCGATGAAGAAAAGGTCAAGTTGCTTGACAAGCTTGTATGCAAAAAGATGGGGTTTGAAAAAAGTTTTCCGCTGACATCACAGACATATCCACGAAAATATGATTTTTTGGTCTTGTCGGTTTTAGCTTCAATTGCACAGAGCAGTTACAAGTTTGCAAACGATATAAGACTTTTGCAACACTTAAAGGAAATTGAAGAGCCGTTTGAGAAAACTCAAGTTGGTTCATCTGCGATGGCCTACAAACGAAATCCCATGAGAAGTGAAAGAATCTGTGCCTTAGCAAGATATGTCATGGTGAATATTCAAAATCCGCTGTTTACAGCATCTGTTCAGTGGCTTGAAAGGACGTTAGATGACTCAGCAAACAGAAGAATATCAATCCCGGAGGCGTTTTTGGCAGTAGATAGCATTTTGAACCTTTATCACAACGTAGCAAGCGGGCTTGTTGTGTATGAAAAGATGATAGAAAGGCATATACAGCAAGAACTGCCTTTTATGGCAACAGAGAATATATTGATGGAAGCTGTAAAGCGTGGCGGTGACAGGCAGGATTTGCATGAGAAAATAAGAAGGTATTCCATGGAAGCCGGAAGAAATGTAAAAGAGTTTGGAAAAGAAAATAATCTTATAGAACTTATTTCAAATGACCCAAGCTTCAAACTTTCAAAAGAAGAAATTGAAGCTATTTTAAACCCCAAAAAATTTGTGGGAAGGGCTCCTTCCCAGGTACAGGAATACTATGATGAGTATGTAAAGCCAATACTTGAAAAGTATAAAGATGAACTTAATTTTGAGTCACAGGTTGATATATAA
- the rplU gene encoding 50S ribosomal protein L21 — MYAIIETGGKQYKVQEGDVLKVEKLKADVDSVVKIDKVLAISSDDGFVVGKPYLDGAYVEAKVLEHAKDKKIIVFTYKSKTGYHRKLGHRQWYTKIQITKIAK, encoded by the coding sequence ATGTATGCAATAATTGAAACAGGTGGAAAGCAATATAAAGTACAAGAAGGCGATGTTTTAAAGGTTGAAAAATTAAAAGCTGATGTTGATTCTGTGGTAAAGATTGACAAGGTATTGGCAATTTCGTCCGACGATGGTTTTGTTGTTGGAAAGCCATATTTAGATGGCGCATATGTTGAAGCGAAGGTTTTGGAACATGCAAAGGATAAGAAAATCATAGTATTTACTTACAAATCAAAAACAGGTTATCACAGAAAGCTTGGACATCGCCAGTGGTATACAAAGATTCAGATAACAAAAATAGCAAAGTAA
- a CDS encoding dipeptidase, with protein MFADAHNDTLTTAFSKGENLYKNSCQFDFERANKVDLKLQYMAIWQDTRQEGIDFLKNAFYFLDRINEYKINNVALSKKIEDGMINVLLSIEDISFINETYEIEVLKQRGVKSATLSWNHENKLCGGAYSDKGLTSIGQEVLKKLLEENFIIDLAHASKKTFFDVVKHLNKPFIVSHSNCFSLCPHPRNLTDEQIKIVRDFNGIIGINFYSPFVKDKGKANLNDVLRHIAYIAELIGTQYISFGSDFDGADEFPEDLRDVEDLPNIKVELGKLGFSEKEIENICYLNLVRFTEKFLK; from the coding sequence ATGTTTGCAGATGCTCATAATGATACTTTAACTACTGCATTTTCAAAAGGTGAAAATCTTTATAAAAATTCCTGCCAGTTTGACTTTGAAAGAGCAAATAAAGTTGATTTAAAACTTCAGTACATGGCAATTTGGCAAGACACACGTCAAGAAGGCATTGATTTTTTGAAAAATGCCTTTTATTTTTTGGATAGAATAAATGAGTATAAAATAAACAATGTGGCTTTGAGCAAAAAAATCGAAGATGGTATGATAAACGTTTTACTTTCAATCGAGGATATATCTTTTATAAATGAGACATATGAGATAGAAGTTTTAAAACAAAGAGGGGTAAAAAGTGCAACACTTTCCTGGAATCACGAAAATAAACTTTGCGGTGGTGCATATTCAGATAAAGGTTTGACAAGTATCGGACAAGAAGTTTTAAAAAAGCTACTTGAAGAAAACTTTATCATAGACCTTGCACACGCATCAAAGAAGACTTTTTTTGATGTTGTAAAGCATCTAAATAAACCTTTTATTGTGAGTCATTCTAATTGTTTTAGCTTATGCCCGCACCCGCGAAATCTTACAGATGAGCAGATAAAAATTGTAAGAGATTTTAATGGCATAATAGGAATTAATTTTTATTCTCCGTTTGTTAAAGATAAAGGTAAAGCTAATTTGAATGATGTTCTAAGGCACATAGCATATATTGCAGAGCTAATTGGTACACAGTACATTTCGTTTGGGTCTGATTTTGACGGGGCAGATGAATTTCCAGAAGACTTGAGAGATGTTGAAGATTTGCCAAATATAAAAGTGGAACTTGGGAAATTGGGGTTTTCAGAGAAAGAAATTGAGAATATTTGCTATTTAAACCTTGTGAGGTTTACAGAAAAATTTTTAAAATGA
- a CDS encoding YhbY family RNA-binding protein, with product MLTSKQRAKLRGMANTMDAIIRIGKEGITERVLRQIDEALTARELIKIALEKNCEIEPREAITYICEKLNAEPVQVIGRKIVIYRMSEENPRIQI from the coding sequence TTGCTAACATCCAAACAAAGAGCAAAACTTAGGGGTATGGCAAATACAATGGATGCAATTATTCGAATTGGCAAGGAAGGGATTACAGAAAGAGTACTCAGGCAAATAGATGAAGCACTCACTGCAAGAGAGCTTATAAAAATTGCGCTTGAGAAAAACTGCGAGATAGAACCAAGAGAAGCGATAACTTATATATGCGAAAAACTAAATGCAGAGCCTGTGCAGGTAATAGGAAGAAAGATTGTGATTTATAGAATGTCTGAAGAAAATCCAAGAATTCAGATTTAA
- a CDS encoding O-acetylhomoserine aminocarboxypropyltransferase/cysteine synthase family protein, protein MEERKYGFDTLQLHAGQFVDKETKSRAVPIYQTTSYIFETPEEAADLFALKKAGNIYTRIGNPTTDVLEKRIAALDGGVGAVATSSGQAAITYAILNIAKSGDEVVAASTLYGGTYTLFAHTLRKLGIRVKFVNPDYPEEFEKAITDKTKAIFVETLGNPNINIPDFEAIAEIAHRHGIPFIVDNTFATPYLFRPIEHGADIVVYSMTKFLGGHGTSIAGIVVDSGKFEWNEKFPDLIQPDPSYHGLVYTKEFGNAAYIAKLRLTLLRDIGACLSPFNSFLILLGVETLSLRMQKHVDNAMKLAKFLNDHPKVEWVNYPALEGNEYYELYKKYLPKGPGAIFTFGPKGGYEAAKKIINNVKLFSHLANVGDAKSLIIHPASTTHQQLTEEEQRAAGVLPEMIRLSVGIEDIEDLIYDIESALNKV, encoded by the coding sequence ATGGAAGAAAGAAAATATGGTTTTGATACTCTTCAACTTCATGCAGGGCAGTTTGTTGACAAAGAGACAAAATCAAGAGCTGTTCCAATTTACCAGACAACCTCTTACATCTTCGAGACACCTGAAGAAGCAGCAGACCTGTTTGCGCTCAAAAAAGCGGGAAATATCTATACAAGAATAGGAAACCCCACAACAGATGTATTAGAAAAAAGGATTGCAGCACTGGACGGTGGTGTTGGAGCTGTTGCCACCTCTTCAGGGCAGGCTGCTATCACTTATGCAATTTTGAACATCGCAAAAAGTGGGGATGAGGTTGTTGCAGCATCAACTTTGTACGGCGGGACATACACCCTTTTTGCTCACACTCTTAGAAAACTTGGAATTAGAGTTAAGTTTGTCAATCCTGATTATCCAGAAGAGTTCGAAAAGGCAATCACAGACAAGACAAAGGCTATATTTGTAGAAACTCTTGGAAATCCCAATATAAACATACCTGATTTTGAAGCAATAGCTGAGATTGCTCACAGGCATGGGATTCCATTTATTGTTGACAACACGTTTGCAACACCGTATCTATTTCGTCCTATTGAACATGGAGCAGACATTGTTGTATACTCAATGACAAAATTTTTAGGCGGGCATGGAACATCAATTGCAGGGATTGTTGTTGACTCTGGCAAATTTGAGTGGAACGAAAAATTTCCAGATTTGATTCAGCCAGACCCAAGCTACCATGGACTTGTTTACACAAAAGAGTTTGGGAATGCTGCATACATTGCAAAACTAAGACTTACGCTCTTGCGGGACATTGGTGCTTGCCTATCACCGTTTAATTCGTTCTTGATACTTCTTGGTGTTGAGACGCTCTCTTTGAGAATGCAAAAACATGTTGACAATGCAATGAAACTTGCCAAGTTTCTAAATGACCATCCAAAGGTGGAGTGGGTAAACTATCCAGCTTTAGAAGGTAACGAGTATTATGAGCTTTACAAGAAGTATCTTCCGAAAGGGCCGGGTGCAATCTTCACATTTGGACCAAAAGGTGGATATGAAGCTGCGAAAAAGATTATAAACAATGTAAAGCTCTTTTCACACCTTGCAAATGTTGGTGATGCAAAGTCGCTTATAATTCATCCTGCATCAACAACCCATCAACAGCTAACAGAAGAAGAGCAAAGAGCAGCTGGAGTTTTGCCAGAAATGATTAGACTCTCTGTTGGTATTGAAGATATTGAAGATTTAATATATGATATTGAGAGTGCACTCAATAAAGTGTAA
- the obgE gene encoding GTPase ObgE — protein MFVDIAKIYVKAGDGGDGIVAFRREKYVPAGGPAGGDGGKGGDVIFVADRELNTLLDFKYKRHYKAQNGERGGPNNMHGKDGEDLIIKVPVGTVIKDAETGEIIADLSREGDRAIVAHGGRGGRGNAHFATSTRQVPRFAEVGEKGDELWVILELKVLADVGLIGYPNVGKSTFLSVATNARPEIANYPFTTKYPNLGIVYISEGESFVLADIPGLIEGASEGAGLGHQFLRHVERTKVLIHIVDVSGSEGREPVEDFITINEELKKYSPELAQKPQIVAANKMDLPDAQAYFELFKEEIEKMGYEVYPVSAATGIGVREVLKRAYEILKEQKAAENVEEDAKLRTFVYYKKKDVKPLTIRKENGVYVVEGTVVEKVARNIVLNDHDSFRYFQNFLNKLGVFDKLREMGIKDGDIVRILDVEFEYYE, from the coding sequence ATGTTTGTGGACATAGCAAAGATTTATGTCAAAGCAGGAGACGGTGGAGATGGCATAGTTGCGTTCAGACGTGAAAAGTATGTCCCAGCAGGAGGTCCTGCAGGTGGCGATGGCGGGAAAGGCGGAGATGTTATTTTTGTTGCAGACAGGGAGCTGAATACTCTGCTTGATTTTAAATACAAAAGACATTACAAGGCACAAAACGGTGAGCGTGGCGGACCTAACAATATGCACGGCAAAGACGGTGAAGATTTGATAATAAAGGTTCCTGTTGGAACTGTAATAAAAGATGCTGAAACTGGTGAGATAATTGCTGACCTGTCACGAGAAGGTGACAGAGCAATTGTTGCACACGGTGGAAGGGGCGGCAGGGGCAATGCCCACTTTGCAACATCAACCCGTCAGGTGCCAAGATTTGCTGAGGTTGGGGAAAAAGGCGATGAGCTTTGGGTGATATTGGAGCTCAAAGTTTTAGCAGATGTTGGGCTTATCGGCTATCCCAATGTTGGGAAGTCAACCTTCTTGTCTGTTGCAACAAACGCAAGACCTGAGATAGCAAACTATCCGTTTACAACAAAGTATCCAAACCTTGGAATTGTATATATCAGCGAGGGTGAGAGCTTTGTATTGGCAGACATACCGGGGCTTATTGAAGGTGCAAGCGAAGGTGCAGGTCTTGGACATCAGTTTTTGCGACATGTTGAAAGGACAAAGGTTTTGATTCATATTGTTGATGTGTCGGGAAGCGAAGGAAGAGAGCCTGTTGAGGATTTTATAACAATCAATGAAGAACTCAAAAAATACAGTCCTGAGCTTGCACAAAAACCACAGATTGTCGCAGCAAACAAGATGGACCTTCCTGATGCCCAGGCATATTTTGAACTTTTCAAGGAAGAGATTGAAAAGATGGGGTATGAAGTGTATCCTGTTTCTGCTGCAACTGGTATAGGTGTGAGAGAGGTTTTGAAGAGGGCTTATGAAATTTTAAAGGAGCAAAAAGCAGCTGAAAATGTCGAAGAGGATGCAAAGCTACGAACATTTGTGTACTATAAGAAAAAAGATGTAAAGCCACTGACTATCAGAAAAGAAAATGGTGTATATGTTGTAGAAGGAACAGTTGTAGAGAAGGTTGCAAGAAACATAGTTTTAAATGACCATGACTCATTCAGATATTTTCAAAATTTCTTAAACAAACTTGGAGTATTTGACAAACTGAGGGAAATGGGAATCAAGGATGGCGACATTGTGAGGATACTTGATGTTGAGTTTGAGTATTATGAATAA
- a CDS encoding ribosomal-processing cysteine protease Prp produces the protein MIEATFLKSRKKGYYKIIVKGHSHFAPKGKDIVCSAVSSIVLANVNGCIEILKAEHLLEQKEGYLEFEVLNNNEEVTKNCSLLLQTAYLALKEIESQYPKYIKVEVKEDETNI, from the coding sequence ATGATTGAAGCTACTTTTTTAAAATCACGAAAAAAAGGGTATTATAAAATAATTGTAAAAGGACACAGCCATTTTGCCCCAAAAGGTAAAGACATAGTTTGCAGTGCCGTCTCTTCAATAGTACTTGCAAATGTGAATGGCTGCATTGAGATATTGAAAGCTGAGCATTTGTTAGAACAAAAAGAAGGCTATTTAGAGTTTGAAGTGCTAAATAACAATGAAGAAGTAACAAAGAACTGTTCGCTTCTTCTTCAAACAGCATATTTAGCTTTGAAAGAGATAGAATCTCAGTATCCTAAATATATTAAAGTGGAGGTGAAAGAAGATGAAACTAATATTTGA
- a CDS encoding MBL fold metallo-hydrolase → MILNILGARGPYPAKGEPTSGYLLMTKEANILIECGSGVLTRLLNFISFDDISFIICSHLHADHTSDLGVLRYYLASRGKEIDLYIPSEPKEEYNLIRKGVYRVKEIENNMEIEIGNLSIKFLEGQHPYKSFAVRIEENGKVFGFSGDTGFKEELIEFFKEADLLLLNAAYTDKEVEKIEPEKRFHLSPKQAAEIAKKANAKLLVLTHLKPECNEKEHLMSAKEVFENIVLGTNMEVIEF, encoded by the coding sequence ATGATATTAAATATCTTGGGGGCAAGAGGACCTTATCCGGCAAAAGGTGAGCCTACATCAGGATATCTTTTGATGACAAAAGAGGCTAATATATTGATAGAGTGTGGAAGTGGAGTTTTGACAAGGCTTTTGAATTTTATTTCTTTTGATGATATTTCTTTTATCATTTGTAGTCACCTTCATGCTGACCACACAAGCGATTTGGGAGTTTTAAGGTACTATCTTGCATCAAGAGGGAAAGAGATAGACCTTTATATTCCATCTGAGCCAAAAGAGGAGTATAATTTGATAAGAAAAGGAGTGTACAGGGTCAAGGAAATAGAAAATAATATGGAAATAGAAATAGGAAATCTTTCAATCAAGTTTTTAGAAGGTCAGCATCCTTATAAAAGTTTTGCAGTGAGAATTGAAGAGAATGGCAAGGTTTTTGGATTCTCTGGTGATACAGGATTTAAAGAAGAGCTGATAGAATTTTTCAAGGAAGCAGATCTGCTTTTGCTAAACGCAGCATACACAGACAAGGAAGTTGAGAAAATTGAACCTGAAAAGAGATTCCATTTGAGTCCAAAACAGGCAGCTGAAATTGCCAAAAAAGCAAATGCTAAGCTTCTTGTTTTGACACATTTAAAGCCTGAGTGCAACGAAAAAGAACATCTTATGTCTGCAAAAGAGGTTTTTGAAAACATTGTTCTTGGAACTAATATGGAGGTAATAGAATTTTAA
- the rpmA gene encoding 50S ribosomal protein L27, with product MKLIFDIQLFAHKKAGGSTRNGRDSESKRLGVKRSDGQFVLAGNILVRQRGTKFHPGKNVGRGGDDTLFALVTGYVKFENKRGRKVVSVIPAEEMVAVQ from the coding sequence ATGAAACTAATATTTGATATTCAGCTTTTTGCACATAAGAAAGCTGGTGGTTCAACAAGAAACGGAAGAGACAGCGAGTCAAAAAGACTTGGTGTTAAAAGGTCAGACGGTCAGTTTGTTTTGGCAGGAAATATTTTGGTAAGACAGAGAGGAACCAAATTCCACCCAGGTAAGAATGTCGGTCGTGGTGGAGATGATACTCTCTTTGCTTTAGTTACAGGGTATGTAAAGTTTGAAAACAAGAGAGGAAGAAAAGTTGTGTCTGTTATTCCAGCTGAAGAGATGGTTGCTGTTCAATAA
- a CDS encoding epoxyqueuosine reductase QueH: MRLLMHTCCGPCSVYPLEKLSEEGHEVFGLFFNPNIHPYTEFKNRLDSAKLFYGLRGKKLIVIEEYPLEEFLRSCAFRENARCIYCYSVRLERTALVAKKSRFDAFTTSLLVSPYQKHELIKELGTAISKKYDIEFYYRDFREGFREGRQKAREIGLYMQKYCGCIYSEKERFYKETKQKDTKGFEENLLL, encoded by the coding sequence ATGAGGTTACTTATGCACACATGCTGTGGCCCTTGTAGTGTGTACCCTTTGGAAAAGCTAAGTGAAGAGGGACATGAAGTTTTTGGGCTTTTTTTCAATCCTAACATTCATCCTTATACAGAATTTAAAAACAGATTAGATTCAGCAAAGCTTTTTTATGGTCTGCGTGGTAAAAAACTTATTGTTATAGAAGAGTACCCTTTGGAAGAGTTTTTGCGCAGCTGTGCTTTTAGAGAAAATGCAAGGTGTATTTATTGTTATTCTGTAAGGTTAGAAAGAACCGCTTTGGTTGCTAAAAAAAGTAGGTTTGATGCCTTTACAACCTCTCTTTTGGTAAGTCCTTATCAAAAGCATGAACTTATAAAAGAACTTGGAACAGCCATTTCAAAAAAGTACGATATTGAGTTTTATTATAGAGATTTCAGGGAAGGATTTAGAGAAGGAAGGCAAAAAGCAAGAGAAATAGGACTTTATATGCAAAAGTATTGCGGCTGCATTTACAGTGAAAAAGAGAGGTTTTACAAGGAAACAAAACAAAAAGACACAAAGGGTTTTGAGGAAAATTTGCTATTGTAA
- the metX gene encoding homoserine O-acetyltransferase MetX, with the protein MEKFEFWEEGYKKFVRFAHNKDFVLESGKTFGPITVAYEVYGEINKEKNNIILITHALTGDSHVAKHSEDDPKPGWWDKFVGPGKMIDTNKYFVICSNVFGGCQGTTGPSSIDPETGKPYGARFPIITIKDMVNVQKKLLDALNIDHILCVVGGSMGGMQALEWAVSYPDFMDGVINIASPLKLNAQSIAFNEVMRRAIMADPNWHGGDYYDKTGPSQGLSIARMLGMITYQSDKLMDRKFNRRMKDPVESFFESFNTEFEVESYLHYQGMKLVQRFDANTYLYLTRAMDLYDLGRTYGSEEEALRRIKAKFLLIAITSDILFPLSQMRYMRDKLLEAGVDLVYKEIESDYGHDSFLVEEEKYRDIISEFLELLYNKEMIR; encoded by the coding sequence TTGGAAAAATTTGAGTTCTGGGAAGAGGGTTACAAAAAATTTGTACGATTTGCTCACAACAAGGATTTTGTATTGGAAAGTGGAAAAACATTTGGACCAATCACAGTCGCATATGAAGTCTATGGAGAAATAAATAAAGAAAAGAATAATATCATCCTTATAACCCATGCATTGACAGGTGACTCTCATGTTGCAAAGCATTCAGAAGACGACCCTAAACCCGGATGGTGGGACAAGTTTGTCGGCCCTGGCAAGATGATTGACACAAATAAATATTTTGTAATATGTTCAAATGTTTTCGGAGGCTGTCAGGGGACAACAGGTCCTTCTTCCATTGATCCTGAGACAGGAAAACCTTATGGTGCCAGGTTTCCTATAATAACCATAAAAGACATGGTAAACGTTCAGAAAAAGCTTTTAGATGCTCTAAATATAGACCATATATTGTGTGTTGTTGGCGGTTCTATGGGTGGTATGCAGGCATTGGAGTGGGCTGTGAGCTACCCAGATTTTATGGACGGGGTTATAAACATTGCATCACCGCTGAAACTTAATGCGCAGTCCATTGCTTTCAATGAAGTTATGAGAAGAGCTATAATGGCAGATCCAAACTGGCACGGAGGAGACTACTATGACAAGACAGGACCTTCTCAGGGACTTTCAATTGCCAGAATGCTTGGTATGATAACATACCAGTCTGACAAGCTCATGGACAGAAAGTTTAATCGTCGAATGAAAGACCCTGTTGAGAGCTTTTTTGAGTCGTTTAACACCGAGTTTGAAGTTGAAAGTTATTTACATTATCAGGGAATGAAACTTGTTCAGAGGTTTGATGCGAACACGTATCTTTACCTCACGCGTGCAATGGACCTTTATGATTTGGGCAGGACATATGGCAGCGAAGAGGAAGCTTTAAGACGAATAAAGGCAAAATTCTTATTAATTGCTATAACATCGGATATACTTTTCCCACTGTCTCAGATGAGATATATGAGAGACAAGCTTTTAGAAGCAGGAGTTGACCTTGTCTACAAAGAAATTGAGTCTGATTATGGTCATGATTCTTTTTTAGTAGAAGAAGAAAAGTACAGAGATATTATATCTGAATTTTTAGAATTACTATACAACAAGGAGATGATAAGATGA